A single window of Oceanotoga teriensis DNA harbors:
- a CDS encoding SufD family Fe-S cluster assembly protein translates to METIFEKAIDLKHNNFLTVESKVPQIESEIDYNENELSRSIEQYKNKDLITFKKTRYESYKQWGFPKWKRTKLNGYDPLKYIEKINPKISGNPLSIDNIDEEGLKILAKYDMEGANRKFFLMSDTFFNTGFYIKTKKNEEKKPIILEYNLDNPIYENTIFNIKENSKVTVVRILNGSNEDGFRTTSLRGFLGKNAELTIINVAHLGDKDINIDNALFEVGENATVNVYDLHISGRISSPHYIFRLSGENSNAFMKPYFLGYNDNIIDMFYLIRFYGKNTTGDITGKGVLKDLSKAVFRGTLDIKKNAKEANASESEHTLLLSEKSRAEAIPSLLVDENEVNASHAASVGTLNEDTLYYLMTRGFSKVEAKRLLSLAIFESFIDEVEKYHKETSEVIRNVIESKI, encoded by the coding sequence ATGGAAACAATATTTGAAAAAGCAATAGATTTAAAACATAATAATTTTTTAACTGTGGAATCTAAAGTTCCACAAATTGAATCTGAAATAGATTATAATGAAAATGAACTTTCAAGATCTATTGAACAGTATAAAAATAAAGATCTAATAACTTTTAAAAAAACAAGATATGAATCTTATAAACAATGGGGATTTCCTAAATGGAAAAGAACAAAACTGAATGGTTATGATCCATTAAAATATATAGAGAAAATTAATCCAAAAATTTCAGGTAATCCTTTATCAATAGATAATATAGATGAAGAAGGTTTAAAAATTCTTGCAAAATATGATATGGAAGGTGCTAATAGAAAGTTTTTTTTAATGTCAGATACTTTTTTTAATACTGGATTTTATATAAAAACTAAAAAAAATGAAGAAAAAAAGCCTATAATATTAGAATATAATTTAGATAATCCTATATATGAAAATACAATTTTTAATATAAAAGAAAATTCTAAAGTTACTGTAGTTAGAATATTAAATGGTAGTAACGAAGATGGTTTTAGAACAACTTCTTTAAGAGGTTTTTTAGGTAAAAATGCTGAATTAACAATAATAAATGTAGCTCATTTAGGTGACAAAGATATAAATATAGATAATGCTTTATTTGAGGTTGGTGAAAATGCAACTGTAAATGTTTACGACCTTCATATAAGTGGAAGAATTTCTTCTCCACATTATATTTTTAGACTTAGTGGTGAAAATTCAAATGCATTTATGAAACCTTATTTTCTTGGATATAATGATAATATAATCGATATGTTTTATTTGATAAGATTTTATGGAAAAAATACTACTGGCGATATTACTGGGAAAGGTGTTTTAAAAGATCTTTCAAAAGCTGTTTTTAGAGGAACTTTAGACATAAAGAAAAATGCAAAAGAAGCTAATGCTTCTGAATCTGAACATACTCTTTTATTATCAGAAAAATCAAGAGCAGAAGCCATACCAAGTTTATTAGTAGACGAAAATGAAGTTAATGCTTCTCATGCTGCTTCTGTTGGAACTTTAAATGAAGATACGCTTTATTATCTTATGACAAGAGGTTTCTCTAAAGTAGAAGCTAAAAGGCTTCTTTCTTTAGCTATTTTTGAATCTTTTATAGACGAAGTAGAAAAGTATCATAAAGAAACTTCTGAGGTGATTAGAAATGTTATTGAGTCAAAAATTTGA
- the sufB gene encoding Fe-S cluster assembly protein SufB has protein sequence MSNKDFDMKDLLVDQSRFDFRNPEMYAYKSVPGLNKQIIYEISEQKQEPKWMLDLRLKSLKIFESWKDPQFGVDLKDLDLSKIVAYIKPNAKRTNSWDEVPDEIKDTFEKLGIPEAERKALAGVGAQYDSEVVYQHVQKNLEDLGVIFMDMETAVKKYPDLVKQYFMKAVSATNHKYAALHGAIWSGGTFLYVPRGVKVPLPLQAYFRMNNPGMGQLEHTIIVAEEGSELAFIEGCSAPFYNTTNIHAGMVEIYVKESARVKYATIQNWSKNTYNLNTKRAIVDRDGIMEWVSGSLGSFKTMIYPSSILRGKGAKTETKAITYAGSNQHMDAGSKVMMFAPYTSANIDARSISVAGGWAFYRGWLKIGENAKGAKASVECQALMLDNKSKSDTVPLIEVHTNEADVGHEAKIGRIKDEQIYYLMTRGLSEAEAKAMVVRGFVEPFAKELPIEYAIELNRLINMEVESSIG, from the coding sequence ATGTCTAATAAAGATTTTGATATGAAGGATCTTCTTGTAGATCAAAGTAGATTTGATTTTAGAAATCCTGAAATGTATGCTTATAAGTCTGTACCAGGCCTTAATAAGCAAATAATATATGAAATTTCAGAACAAAAGCAAGAACCAAAATGGATGTTAGATTTGAGATTAAAATCTCTTAAAATATTTGAATCTTGGAAGGATCCGCAATTTGGAGTAGATTTAAAAGATTTAGATTTAAGTAAAATAGTTGCTTATATTAAACCGAATGCCAAAAGAACAAACTCTTGGGATGAGGTACCTGATGAAATTAAAGATACATTTGAAAAACTAGGTATTCCAGAAGCTGAAAGAAAAGCTTTGGCGGGCGTTGGAGCTCAATACGATTCAGAAGTCGTTTATCAACATGTTCAGAAAAATCTTGAAGATTTAGGTGTTATTTTTATGGACATGGAAACTGCTGTAAAAAAATACCCTGATCTTGTAAAACAATATTTTATGAAAGCTGTTTCAGCTACAAACCATAAATATGCAGCATTGCATGGAGCTATATGGAGCGGAGGGACATTTTTGTACGTTCCTCGTGGCGTTAAAGTTCCTCTACCATTACAAGCTTATTTCAGAATGAATAATCCAGGAATGGGTCAATTAGAACATACGATTATAGTTGCAGAAGAAGGATCTGAATTAGCTTTCATTGAAGGATGTTCTGCTCCTTTTTATAATACTACAAATATACATGCTGGAATGGTAGAAATATATGTAAAAGAATCTGCAAGAGTTAAATATGCAACTATTCAAAATTGGAGTAAAAATACTTATAATTTGAATACTAAAAGAGCTATTGTTGATAGAGATGGAATAATGGAATGGGTATCTGGTTCACTTGGTTCTTTTAAAACTATGATATATCCTTCTTCTATTTTGAGAGGAAAAGGAGCTAAAACCGAAACTAAGGCTATTACTTATGCCGGTTCTAATCAACATATGGATGCTGGATCAAAGGTTATGATGTTTGCTCCTTATACTTCTGCAAATATTGATGCAAGATCTATAAGTGTTGCTGGAGGTTGGGCTTTTTATAGAGGATGGTTAAAAATTGGTGAAAATGCAAAAGGTGCTAAAGCTTCTGTAGAATGTCAAGCTTTGATGCTGGATAATAAATCAAAAAGTGATACTGTTCCTCTTATAGAAGTTCATACAAATGAAGCTGACGTTGGTCATGAAGCAAAAATCGGAAGAATTAAAGATGAACAAATTTATTATTTGATGACAAGAGGCCTTTCTGAAGCAGAAGCAAAAGCTATGGTTGTTAGAGGTTTTGTTGAACCTTTTGCAAAAGAACTTCCAATAGAATATGCAATTGAATTGAACAGACTTATAAATATGGAAGTTGAATCATCTATAGGTTGA
- the sufC gene encoding Fe-S cluster assembly ATPase SufC: MEKILEVRDLKASVVEDGNVILKGVNLTINSGEIHAIMGPNGSGKSTLANVIMGSPKYEVLEGDILFKGQSILDLSTDERAKLGLFMSFQAPEEVDGVKMRQFLLNSYRNINENDSISALKLSRKIDELSDTVYLDKLFLDRYVNNGFSGGEKKKSEIMQMGLLNPKLAILDEIDSGLDIDALRIVAESINKFKTENMGILLITHYQRILNYVIPDFVHVYSQGHVITTGGAELAKEIEENGYSMIEG; the protein is encoded by the coding sequence ATGGAAAAAATATTAGAAGTGAGAGATTTAAAGGCTAGTGTAGTAGAAGATGGTAATGTAATATTAAAAGGTGTAAATTTAACTATTAATTCTGGAGAAATTCATGCAATAATGGGGCCTAACGGTTCTGGTAAATCAACTTTGGCAAATGTTATAATGGGAAGCCCAAAATATGAAGTTCTCGAAGGTGATATTCTTTTTAAAGGACAATCTATTCTTGATCTTTCTACTGATGAAAGAGCTAAATTAGGTTTATTTATGTCTTTTCAAGCACCAGAAGAAGTTGATGGAGTTAAAATGAGGCAATTTTTATTAAATTCTTATAGAAATATAAACGAAAATGATAGTATATCTGCTTTGAAATTAAGCAGAAAAATCGATGAACTTTCTGACACAGTTTATTTGGATAAATTATTTTTAGATAGATATGTAAATAATGGTTTTTCTGGTGGAGAAAAAAAGAAAAGTGAAATAATGCAAATGGGTCTTTTAAATCCTAAATTAGCTATTCTTGATGAAATTGATTCAGGTTTAGATATTGATGCTTTAAGAATAGTTGCTGAATCGATAAATAAATTTAAAACTGAGAACATGGGTATACTTTTAATTACTCATTATCAAAGAATTTTGAATTATGTTATTCCAGATTTTGTTCATGTTTATTCACAAGGTCATGTAATCACAACTGGTGGTGCCGAATTGGCTAAAGAAATAGAAGAAAATGGTTATTCTATGATTGAAGGATAG
- a CDS encoding cyclodeaminase/cyclohydrolase family protein, with amino-acid sequence MYRKMSIENFNEKLNQKTHIPGGGAVAAIVGSLAASLSGMVAQYTLENEKYEQHESKVEKALEKLIHISDVLMDCADEDSRAFDKVSKAYKGIGDKDLALREAALVSAKISKLGYEIMEISYMLYKYGNKNLKSDAQISCYLGYSVYNSGLILVKVNAKSIKDKEIKEKIVGDIDKIIITADKLLKDIRKEIDID; translated from the coding sequence ATGTATAGAAAGATGAGCATAGAAAATTTTAATGAAAAATTGAACCAAAAAACTCATATTCCAGGTGGTGGGGCAGTTGCGGCTATTGTAGGGTCTTTAGCGGCATCTTTAAGCGGAATGGTTGCCCAATATACACTTGAAAATGAAAAATATGAACAACATGAAAGTAAAGTAGAAAAAGCTTTAGAAAAACTGATACATATATCCGATGTTTTAATGGACTGTGCAGACGAAGATTCAAGAGCTTTTGATAAGGTTTCAAAAGCTTATAAAGGCATAGGGGATAAAGATTTAGCATTGAGAGAAGCTGCCTTAGTTTCGGCTAAAATATCGAAATTAGGATATGAAATAATGGAAATCTCTTATATGTTATACAAATATGGAAATAAAAACCTTAAATCGGATGCACAAATTTCTTGTTATCTTGGATATTCTGTTTATAACTCTGGATTAATACTTGTAAAAGTTAATGCTAAAAGTATTAAAGACAAAGAAATAAAAGAAAAAATAGTTGGAGATATAGATAAAATAATTATAACTGCTGACAAATTGTTAAAAGATATTAGAAAAGAAATAGATATCGATTAA
- the tgt gene encoding tRNA guanosine(34) transglycosylase Tgt produces MSKIKYELLHVDKYSKARRGRIHTPHGIIETPVFMPVGTNSTVKGLTNDQIKNIDSEIILSNAFHLFLRPGMEIMKDFEGIHNFMNWNKPLLTDSGGFQVFSLKDRKISEEGVLFRSPLDGSKIMMTPEKSMEIQQTIGSDIAMAFDECVNAKWGYEYMKDSVDRTYRWAKRSFEAHKKENQSLFGIVQGGLFSDLRQRSLEQITSIPFDGFALGGLAVGEKYQESEKVLKEFGDKLPKDKPRYIMGIGSPTMMFLSVENGMDMFDCVLPTRMGRHGTALTWNGKLNLKSAKNKFDHSPIENDCNCYACKNHTRGYINHLLKRDEMLGKTLISIHNLYFNIHLIHKMREAIENDSFLDFKKEFFSNSSYPLQN; encoded by the coding sequence ATGTCAAAAATAAAATATGAACTACTACATGTTGATAAATACTCAAAAGCGAGAAGAGGAAGAATACATACCCCACATGGTATTATAGAAACACCTGTTTTTATGCCTGTTGGTACTAATTCAACAGTTAAAGGATTAACAAATGATCAAATAAAAAATATAGATTCTGAAATAATACTTTCAAATGCTTTTCATCTTTTTTTAAGACCTGGAATGGAAATAATGAAAGATTTTGAAGGTATACATAATTTTATGAATTGGAATAAACCTTTATTAACTGATAGCGGAGGATTTCAAGTTTTTTCTTTAAAGGATAGAAAAATATCAGAAGAAGGAGTGCTATTCAGATCCCCTCTTGATGGATCAAAAATAATGATGACTCCTGAGAAATCTATGGAAATCCAACAAACAATAGGTTCGGATATAGCAATGGCATTTGATGAATGTGTAAATGCTAAATGGGGATATGAATACATGAAAGATTCGGTTGATAGAACTTATAGATGGGCAAAACGCTCATTTGAAGCACATAAAAAAGAAAATCAATCACTTTTTGGAATTGTTCAAGGCGGCTTATTTAGCGATTTAAGACAAAGAAGTTTAGAGCAAATAACTTCTATACCATTTGACGGATTTGCACTTGGAGGTCTTGCAGTAGGGGAAAAATATCAAGAATCAGAAAAAGTGTTAAAAGAATTTGGTGATAAACTTCCAAAAGATAAACCTAGGTATATAATGGGTATAGGATCACCAACCATGATGTTTTTATCTGTAGAAAATGGAATGGATATGTTCGATTGTGTATTACCAACGAGAATGGGAAGACATGGTACAGCATTAACTTGGAATGGAAAATTAAACTTGAAATCGGCAAAAAATAAATTTGATCATAGTCCTATAGAAAATGATTGTAATTGTTATGCTTGCAAAAATCATACAAGAGGATATATAAATCATCTCTTAAAAAGAGATGAAATGTTGGGTAAAACTTTAATATCTATACATAATCTATACTTTAACATACACCTTATACATAAAATGAGAGAAGCGATAGAAAATGATTCTTTTTTAGATTTCAAAAAAGAATTTTTTTCAAATTCGTCATATCCTTTACAAAATTAA
- a CDS encoding VanZ family protein, giving the protein MKIEKIIWRVIFIIYITLIFYLSLSKPIIPYSTFKYEDKIIHFIAYFISSDLFFMAFKNTKRKILFSISIILYISFPIITEYIQSLSKYHIFSYYDMIASLGGLFFGMIFFLIKNKAFK; this is encoded by the coding sequence ATGAAAATAGAAAAAATAATCTGGAGAGTAATATTTATTATATACATTACTCTTATTTTTTATTTATCTTTAAGTAAGCCAATAATACCATACTCTACTTTTAAATATGAAGATAAAATAATTCATTTTATAGCTTATTTTATAAGTTCAGACCTATTTTTTATGGCTTTTAAAAATACAAAAAGAAAAATTTTATTCAGTATTTCGATAATATTATATATATCTTTTCCAATAATAACCGAATATATACAATCTTTATCAAAATATCATATATTTAGTTATTATGATATGATAGCAAGTCTTGGAGGTTTATTTTTTGGAATGATATTTTTTCTTATAAAAAATAAAGCCTTCAAGTAA
- a CDS encoding tetratricopeptide repeat protein, which produces MKKIKYAIVYLNIEPNYAKLHNLPVKLPILAEDFYKAKNENKIPLDIIIRGLEAQINVKKDEYYSSYLVYHYYEMFKQLMNKEDFELAYKYLLKAKEILHDYRFHFYSGLYYAKLGNEEIAELELKQSISEKKDFAYGYFELGNLMYFRKIYDEAVDYYIKAIESDKEFSLAYLKIGDIFAENGRYEQAIENYFKVIKLDSQFIPVYQRLGVIYNQLERYKDAYLIHKKALEIDRNNYEIYYNNSYSLSKLGRHLDAIKNLEKALTIKETDFILHELSLEYKNIGEFIKAINAEEKALKLSSDENKNLIYLTLLKLYTIIEDEENVIKNYNKLKNTDLQIPSKSLLMFFYLSKGDIENTEKILSKLNKEGLFLSLPLRLDKIDTYLEKLESYTDLAVEKALLESFDDDGMIDAKILSEKLSENGLKGEYIGWLKEPLDKTSKLKPLGLKVIINALYLSGFNYGLSERVESTLSKYLWKDNYGLAFSKVLLRYYQNRVFGEQSNLENFIEEIIEEIKDLNYKFSKIISEYETYILDFDSILESNMKTFEDALYIFLSAMRFDLSIEEIENQKFKNEEVKDLIMFVAKLNRL; this is translated from the coding sequence TTGAAAAAAATAAAATATGCTATAGTATATCTTAACATAGAACCAAATTATGCTAAATTACATAATTTACCAGTAAAATTACCAATTCTCGCGGAAGATTTTTATAAAGCAAAAAATGAAAATAAAATACCTTTAGACATAATAATAAGAGGACTTGAAGCTCAAATAAATGTAAAAAAAGATGAATATTATTCGAGTTATTTAGTTTATCATTATTATGAAATGTTTAAACAATTGATGAATAAAGAAGATTTTGAATTAGCTTACAAATATTTATTAAAAGCTAAAGAAATTTTACATGATTATAGATTTCATTTTTATTCCGGTTTATATTATGCAAAACTCGGAAATGAAGAAATTGCAGAATTAGAATTAAAACAATCCATAAGTGAAAAAAAAGATTTTGCTTATGGATACTTTGAGCTTGGAAATTTAATGTATTTCAGAAAGATTTATGATGAAGCTGTCGATTATTACATAAAAGCTATAGAATCAGATAAAGAATTTTCGCTAGCATACCTAAAAATAGGAGATATATTCGCAGAAAATGGAAGATATGAACAGGCAATAGAAAACTACTTTAAAGTTATTAAATTAGATTCTCAATTTATTCCAGTTTATCAAAGATTAGGAGTAATCTATAATCAACTAGAAAGATATAAAGATGCTTATCTAATACATAAAAAAGCATTGGAAATAGATAGAAACAATTATGAAATTTATTATAATAATTCATATAGTTTATCAAAACTTGGCAGACATTTAGATGCCATAAAAAATTTAGAAAAGGCACTTACTATAAAAGAAACGGATTTTATTCTTCATGAATTATCCTTAGAATACAAAAATATAGGAGAGTTTATAAAAGCTATAAATGCAGAAGAAAAAGCTTTAAAACTTTCAAGTGATGAAAACAAAAATCTAATATATTTAACACTTTTAAAATTATATACAATAATTGAAGATGAAGAAAATGTAATAAAAAATTATAACAAACTTAAAAATACTGATTTACAAATACCTTCAAAATCACTTTTGATGTTTTTTTACCTTTCAAAAGGAGATATAGAAAATACAGAAAAGATTTTAAGCAAACTAAATAAAGAAGGACTATTTTTAAGTTTACCATTAAGATTAGACAAAATAGATACTTATTTAGAAAAATTAGAAAGTTATACAGATTTGGCAGTTGAAAAAGCTTTATTAGAAAGTTTTGATGATGATGGAATGATAGATGCCAAAATTCTTTCAGAAAAATTATCAGAAAATGGATTAAAAGGAGAATATATAGGTTGGTTAAAAGAACCTTTAGATAAAACATCTAAATTAAAACCATTAGGATTAAAAGTAATAATAAATGCTCTATACTTATCTGGATTCAACTATGGATTATCAGAAAGAGTAGAATCAACACTTTCAAAATACTTATGGAAAGATAATTATGGATTAGCTTTTTCAAAAGTTCTTTTAAGATACTATCAAAATAGAGTTTTTGGAGAGCAAAGTAATTTAGAAAATTTTATAGAAGAAATAATAGAAGAAATAAAAGATTTAAACTATAAATTTTCTAAAATAATTTCGGAATATGAAACATATATATTGGACTTTGATTCTATTTTAGAATCGAATATGAAAACATTTGAAGATGCTTTATACATATTTTTATCAGCTATGAGATTTGATTTAAGTATTGAGGAAATAGAAAATCAAAAATTCAAAAATGAAGAAGTAAAGGATTTAATAATGTTTGTAGCAAAGTTAAACAGATTATAA
- the rlmD gene encoding 23S rRNA (uracil(1939)-C(5))-methyltransferase RlmD, translated as MELCSVFGKCGGCEFLDIEYDEQLKNKEKKVFEIFKNLNLKPKNYHGIVKSPNTYEYRNKMEYTFGNESKDAPLNLGMKAKGRKFDVHYTKDCKLVDDDFNQIVIFTRQFFLEREYTFRNYRAHKGYLRHLSVRKGLNTNELLINIATDQTDENDKDIKLWAEGILNLKLKSKIVSILHSKTGAKGNVLKADKLEIIYGKDYYIEKILDLKFKIGPFSFFQTNTYGAEKLYETAIQYAENTDITYDLYSGTGTIASLLSKKSKKVYAVEIIKEAVEMAKENAELNDIFNVEFICGDVKEEITKLEGHPDFVVLDPPRAGLNPKVLKFLKEQKFRKIIYVSCNPETLAENIKEVEDLYDFQHYHLVDMFPNTRHIESVAVLEIK; from the coding sequence ATGGAATTATGTAGTGTTTTTGGAAAATGTGGTGGTTGTGAATTCCTTGATATAGAATATGATGAACAATTAAAAAATAAAGAAAAAAAAGTTTTTGAAATATTTAAAAATCTTAATTTAAAACCAAAAAATTATCATGGGATTGTAAAATCTCCCAATACATATGAATATAGAAATAAAATGGAATATACATTTGGAAATGAATCAAAAGATGCCCCATTAAACCTTGGAATGAAAGCAAAAGGTAGAAAATTTGATGTTCATTATACCAAAGACTGCAAGCTTGTAGATGATGACTTTAACCAAATAGTAATTTTTACAAGACAGTTCTTTTTAGAAAGGGAATATACATTCAGAAATTATAGGGCTCATAAAGGGTATTTAAGGCATTTATCTGTTAGAAAAGGATTAAACACAAATGAACTATTGATAAATATAGCTACAGATCAAACTGATGAAAATGATAAGGATATAAAACTATGGGCTGAAGGAATACTAAATTTGAAACTAAAAAGTAAAATAGTATCGATTCTTCACAGTAAAACCGGAGCAAAAGGAAATGTATTAAAAGCAGACAAATTAGAAATAATATATGGAAAAGATTATTATATAGAAAAAATATTAGACTTAAAATTTAAAATAGGTCCATTTTCATTCTTTCAAACTAATACATATGGGGCAGAAAAATTATATGAAACAGCCATTCAATATGCTGAAAACACTGATATAACATATGATTTATATTCAGGAACGGGTACAATAGCCTCATTATTATCAAAAAAATCAAAAAAAGTTTATGCTGTTGAAATAATAAAAGAAGCAGTTGAAATGGCTAAAGAAAATGCAGAATTAAATGATATATTTAATGTTGAATTTATATGCGGAGATGTAAAAGAAGAAATAACAAAATTAGAAGGACATCCTGATTTTGTTGTACTTGATCCACCAAGAGCAGGATTAAATCCAAAAGTTTTAAAATTTTTAAAAGAACAAAAATTTAGAAAAATAATATATGTATCCTGTAACCCAGAAACACTTGCAGAAAATATAAAAGAAGTTGAAGATTTATACGATTTTCAACATTATCATTTAGTAGATATGTTTCCCAATACAAGGCATATAGAAAGTGTTGCAGTGCTAGAAATAAAATAG
- a CDS encoding MBL fold metallo-hydrolase — protein sequence MEQWFTIEKIDDETFAISEYGHWEKMHSYLIVGNEKALLIDTGLGIGNIKKEVEKLTNLPIIVLTTHFHWDHIGDHKRFDEIYINELEKDWCLEKFPVPEKIVKNNLEPKNFSKKPPEEFDLEEYKIFKSDKVKYIKDDQIINIGNREIRAMHTPGHSPGHMCFFEEERGYLFTGDLIYSGTLYAFYPTTDPIKFKNSVEKISKIKGIKKILPAHNELKINIDIIDEILKAFEKIESENRLEQGNGIFQFSNFKIHI from the coding sequence ATGGAACAATGGTTTACCATAGAAAAGATAGATGATGAAACATTTGCTATAAGTGAATATGGTCATTGGGAAAAAATGCATTCATATCTAATTGTTGGAAATGAAAAAGCATTATTAATAGATACAGGTTTAGGTATTGGAAACATAAAAAAAGAGGTAGAAAAACTCACCAATCTCCCTATAATAGTTTTAACTACACATTTTCATTGGGATCATATAGGGGATCATAAAAGATTTGATGAAATATATATAAATGAGCTTGAAAAAGATTGGTGTTTAGAAAAATTTCCAGTACCAGAAAAAATAGTAAAAAATAATTTAGAACCTAAAAATTTCAGTAAAAAACCTCCAGAAGAATTTGATTTAGAGGAATATAAAATTTTTAAAAGTGATAAAGTAAAATATATAAAAGATGATCAAATAATTAATATAGGAAATCGTGAAATAAGGGCTATGCATACTCCAGGTCATTCTCCTGGGCATATGTGTTTTTTTGAAGAAGAAAGAGGATATCTCTTTACAGGTGATCTCATATATAGCGGTACATTATACGCCTTTTATCCAACAACTGATCCTATAAAATTTAAAAATTCAGTTGAAAAAATAAGTAAAATAAAAGGAATAAAAAAAATATTGCCAGCACATAATGAATTAAAAATAAATATTGATATCATAGATGAAATATTAAAAGCATTTGAAAAGATAGAATCTGAAAATAGATTAGAACAAGGAAATGGAATATTTCAATTTTCAAATTTTAAGATTCATATATAA
- a CDS encoding TetR/AcrR family transcriptional regulator, with product MNNLTNRQKQAINTKFKITEIALELFKSKGIKKVKIKDICNKANVSIGTFYHYFDSKEKILEKSYIQIDSMIAENIENIVYENNLDRILKLFNRANILIEDLGWRFVADAYTHLLTSEDRYSLCSKRYPYVLIKESLEKGIIAGEFLPNFNPEEVSEVCMRLGRGMVFDWCLHKGSYSLTSESEKSIITYLKTFQVKI from the coding sequence TTGAATAATCTAACAAACAGACAAAAACAAGCTATAAATACTAAGTTTAAAATAACTGAAATAGCTTTAGAATTATTTAAAAGCAAAGGAATTAAAAAAGTTAAAATAAAAGATATTTGTAATAAAGCCAATGTTTCTATAGGTACTTTTTATCATTATTTTGATTCTAAAGAAAAAATATTGGAAAAATCTTATATTCAAATAGACTCCATGATTGCTGAAAATATAGAAAATATAGTTTATGAGAATAATTTAGATAGGATTTTAAAACTTTTTAATAGGGCAAATATTCTTATTGAAGATTTAGGTTGGAGGTTTGTAGCCGATGCTTATACCCATTTACTTACAAGCGAAGATAGATATTCTTTATGTTCTAAAAGATACCCTTATGTTTTAATTAAAGAATCTCTTGAAAAAGGTATTATAGCCGGAGAATTTCTGCCTAATTTTAACCCTGAAGAAGTATCTGAAGTATGTATGCGTTTAGGTAGAGGAATGGTTTTTGATTGGTGCCTTCATAAAGGTAGCTATTCTTTAACTTCGGAAAGCGAAAAATCTATAATAACTTATTTGAAGACTTTTCAAGTCAAAATATAA